The genomic DNA ATAAAGCTGCAAAACCCGGACCAGTCATCGCTTTTCTGGCGGAATATGACGCCCTCAAAGGCTTGGGACACGCATGCGGACATCATTTGATCTGTATGATGAGTACAGGAGCAGCTGTCGGTCTCAAATCGGTCATTGACGAGATCGGTGGAGAAGTACGGGTATACGGCACACCTGCCGAGGAAACACGCGGTGCCAAGGTTCCTATGGCGGCTGCCGGGTTGTTTGATGATTGTGATATAGCGCTCATGACACATCCTTATGACCGTTATGAAAAATCAGGCAAATCGCTGGCGATTGATGCCGTACAATTCGAATTCTTTGGGCAATCCGCTCACGCGGCGGCCAGTCCCCACGAAGGTATTAACGCGCTGGACGCGGTGATTCAAACGTTCAACGGAATCAATGCGTTCCGCCAGCAGGTGAAGAGTACGGTACGTATTCACGGCATTATTAATCAAGGAGGCCAAGCAGCAAACATCATTCCTGATTATGCCTCTGCCCAATTTTATGTACGGGCTGCTACACGTCATGAACTGAATTCATTGACTCGCCGCGTCATTCAAATTGCCGAAGGAGCGGCCCTACAAGCGGGGTGTCGTCTGAAAACCTCGAATTATGAGACATCTTATGATGAAATGGTGACTAACCGTGCGCTCTCCGATGCCTTTACCGCAAATTTGGTGCTGACAGGCATTCCGCAGGAGGACATCACGGAGGGCGAAGATCACGGCTCCATGGATATTGGAAATGTGTCGCTGCACTGTCCCGCCATTCATCCGTACATTCAAGTTATTGACGAGAAGCACGCCTTGCATACACCTGAATTCCGCGATTTGGCGATGCAGGATCGGGCGCTGGAAGGAATGTTGTTAGCCGCCAGAACCTTGGCCTGGACCGCATGTGATGTAATCACGAATCCTGAGTTGCTGACACAAATTAAGGAAGAATTCGCTCTGCTGAAAAGCAAAATTTAAAATTTTAATTTCGCCAAATTTTTAATTTCGTCTTCTCTCCAGAAAGGAGCAGCAGTCATTATGAATCATATGAGCAGCTTTTGGGTGTTGTTTATTGTGGTCGATATCATTATTTTGTGGTTCTTTTTTCGAGCATTATATCGAAGGAACAGGGAAAATCGAAAGACACGCCGCCGTAATGCATTTTTTCTTAGCTCCCCGTCTCCCTCTTCCCTTGAACAGGGGCGTCATAAGGAGATTATAGAACTCATGCAGCTTCTGGAACGATCTATTCCAGCCTCCTACGCTCATAGTGTAAGGCGGCGTGTGATGGATGCCCATCCTCACCTGACGGATCAGGAATATGATTGGCGCTGGAATGAGCTAAAACGATATTTTATGCTATGTGCAATTATGAATCGGGTGCCCATGTTCAGTCCAGATGTGGATGAACTGTGGCACGAAATGCTAATGTTTACGCGAGAATACCAGCAATTTTCGGAAGCCTTCTTTGGCCGCATGCTGCACCACGCCCCTCATGCCAGCTCACAGCCGATGCCGGATGAACGGGCATGGTTTGACTGGCTGTATGTGGAATGCTTTGGCTGGAACCGCTATAGTGCAAGCCTATGGGGGACTTTTTTTAATCATCCATTACCGAATAACGAGCTTGCACACTATTACAAGCTGACAGCTTCCGGGCAGCCAGCAGGCGACCGTTGGAATATGCAGGAGGGCATCGGCATCTCTCAGCAGGCACAGCAAGCGGTTCAGAGGATTATGGACCATCTGTGTAATCGGGTGAATGAAGCAGTGGATGATCCAGATGGCAGACAGCTGCCGAAGGTCAACTATTTGCAAATTGATTATTTGCTGTTGGCCGTCGTATGGTATTCTTGGTATCAGCCCCATCAATTTGCCTTGCACATGCATCCTGATGCTACAGGAAGTGCCGCATTAGCAAGCTCGTCAGGCTGTAGTTCAGCAAGTGGCTGTTCGAATTGGGATACGCACGACTCGAACCATCACTCTTGCCACGGAAGCTCCCATGATGGTTGCTCATCTCACCACGATTCAGGTGATTCCGGCGGCAGCGATTCCTCGTGCAGCAGTAGCTCCTCATGCGGAAGCAGCTGTGGTGGAGGCGGAGGCGACTGATCACAGTAAAAAAGGGCATCCCACAGAAGCCAATATTGGCTTCTGTGGGATGCCCTTTTTCCATTGTACTTTGTCAGTTCTACCTTGTTCAGGCACTCCTGCCTGGTCGACTTAGCTCATTCGTTCCCTGTCAGTGAACGGTAAATATCCAGATACGCTCCCGCCGACACATCCCAGCTGTACTCTCCTGCAAAAGCAGTGCTCGTAAGCTTGGACCAATGCTCAGGCTGGCGATAAAAATCAACCGCACGACGAATCGTATGCAGCATATCATGCGCATTGTAATTTTTGAAGCTAAAGCCATTCCCTTCGCCTGTAGACTCGTTGTAAGCAAGTACGGTATCGTTCAGACCGCCCGTTTCCCGCACAATCGGAATGCTTCCATAGCGAAGCGCCAGCAACTGGCTGATCCCGCAAGGCTCAAACCTCGACGGCATAAGGTACATATCGCTTGCAGCATAAATTTTGCGGGACAAAGGCTCATTGAAACCCAGCTGCGCCGACATTTTCAACGGATAACGTTCAGCCGCTTCCCGGAACCAATGCTCAAAGGCTGGATCTCCGGTGCCCAGCACGACAAACTGAATATCATCATCATACATGATCTCATCAAGTACCCTGGTTACCAGGTCCAGTCCCTTCATATCCACAAGTCGGGTTACCATCGCAATCAATGGCACGTCCGGTCGTACTGGCAGCCCCAGCTCCTTTTGAAGACCGATTTTGTTTTCCTTTTTCTTCGCCAAACTGGTGCGGTACTTCGTATAAATACGATGGTCCGTAGCAGGATTGTAGCTTTTGATATCAATTCCGTTCACAATACCCGACAAACGCCCCTGCGCTCCCAGCTTACGCAACAACCCTTCCAGCCCATATCCGTAAAATTCCGTCTGGATCTCCTCTGCGTAGGTAGGACTTACAGTTGTGACATGATCAGAGTAGGTCAGCCCACCCTTCATAAAGTTCAGTCTGCCATGATACTCCACACCCTCAGGGGTAAAATAGCTACTGTCCAGATTCAGTAGTTCTGTTAAGACCTCATATGGAAAATCCCCCTGATACAGCAGGTTATGTATCGTAAACACCGTGCGAATATCAACGTAAAAGGGCAAATGGCGATAATTGGCATTCAATAGCAACGGAACCATCGCGGTATGCCAGTCATGACAATGCAAAATATCAGGCTGAAAATTCAAGTCAGGCAGTACCTCCAAAATCGCCCGGTTGAAAAAGGAAAAACGCTCGCCATCATCCATATAGCCGTAAATTCCGTCACGACCGAAGTAATATTCATTATCTATAAAATAAACCTTGATCCCGTCCAACGTCAGTTCCTCTACTCCACAATACTGGTCACGCCAGCCCACAGAGACATGCTTGACCGTTACCGGACGCAGAGACTTCTTATACGTATCGGGAATCCCCGCATATTTAGGCATGATGATCCGGACATCGCACGCAGCCTGACGAAGTGCCTTCGGCAGTGCACCAATGACATCAGCCAACCCGCCTGTTTTAATAAATGGATGTGCTTCTGCTGCCGCAAATAAAATGTTCATATGTGCTTCCTCCTTAATGACCTCAACCCTATTTTAAACCAGTTTTAGCGTCCATTAATCTGCTTTTCTAGCCCTTCGAGGCGCTTTCTTGAGTATAACGACACTCAGTGGCGGAAGGGTCACCTCCAAACTATGCAGTTGTCCATGGCAAGGGATCTTGGCTGTGCGCAGCACTTCGGTGTTCAGCTGGCCGGTTCCGCCGAAATCCGAATGATCGCTGTTCAGCAGCTCGATATAGATTCCTGCCTTTTCCAGTCCAATTCGGTAGTTCTCTCTTGGCACGGGCTGAAAATTAATAAGCACAACCACTGTATCTCCCGGCTTTTTCCCTTTACGTAAATACGTAATTACGCTCTGCCCACGGTCCTCCGCTTCAATCCATTGATATCCATCCCACGAATGATCCAGCTCCCACAATGCTTTTTCTTGTATATACAAATGATTGAGCGCTTTCGTAAAAGCATGCAGCGAACGGTGACTATCATAATCCAGCAGAAACCAGTCAAGCTGCTCCTCATCCTTCCATTCGATGAATTGGCCAAATTCGCCTCCCATAAATAACAGCTTTTTGCCCGGTGAGGTGATTTGGTAACCGAGAAGCGCTCGAAGCCCGGCAAATTTTTGCTCATAGCTACCCGGCATTTTATCAAGCAGCGACTTTTTGCCATGAACGACCTCATCGTGCGACAACGGCAGTGTAAAATTCTCGCTGTATGCATAGGCTATGGGGAACGTCAGTAAGTTATGGCGCTCAGGCCTCTGATCGAAATCTGTTTCAATATAATCAAGCGTATCGTTCATCCAGCCCATATTCCATTTGTAATTAAAACCGAGTCCTCCATCGCTTACCGGGGAGGTAACCATCGGCCAGGCACTGGACTCCTCTGCCATCATCAGCGCATACGGATAATAGTGGAACACGGTTTCATTCAGTTGTTGAAGGAAGGCAATAGCCTCCTCATTTTCAATGCCTCCCTTGGAGTTAAAACGATATTGACCGTCCTGCTTTTCGAAATCCAGCCGCAACATACTTGTCACAGCGTCTACGCGCAGGCCGTCAATGTGGTACACATCCATCCAGAACAGCGCATTGGATATCAGAAAAGAACGCACCTCCGGCTTGCTGTAATCAAACGTCAGCGTCCCCCAACCAGGCTTTTCTGCAATCAGCGGGTCCGCGTATTCAAACAGCGGCGACCCATCAAACATTCTCAAACCGTGAGCATCCTTGGCAAAATGAGCCGGAACCCAATCCATAAGCACCCCAATGCCCGCCTGATGACAACGATCCACCAAATACATAAAGTCCTGCGGTTCCCCATAACGGCTTGTCAGTGCAAAATATCCGGTGAGCTGGTATCCCCAGGAAAGATCATACGGATGCTCACTGAGTGGCATCAGTTCAATATGCGTGTAACCCATTTCCGTTACATAGGGCACAAGAAGCTCAGCCATTTCCCTGTATGTATAAAACGTAGCGTCTTCTTGTTGTTTCCAGGTACCCAAATGCAGCTCATATATATGAAGGGGCTTTCCATAAGGCTCTCTCCGTTTACGCCGCCAAGCCGCGTCGTTCCAAACATAGCCCTCCAGTGAAGCGACCACGGAAGCCGTTGCTGGTCTTAATTCTGCGCGTACCGCATAAGGGTCTGCTTTTAGAAAACGTTCACCGTTTGCACCCGTAATATCATATTTGTAAAAAGTTCCTTGGGATATACCCGGAAAAAAACGACTCCAAAAGCCAGATTCGGGAACTCTATATAAGGAATCCTGTTCCCCATTCCAGTTGTTACAATCTGTAGCAAGCCCGACATGGAGAGCATGAGGAGCCCACACCGTAAAACGGACGCCCTGTTCTCCGTTCTCCACAGTAAGGTGGGAACCTAAAGATCGGTAGCTGTGATAAAGCGTTCCTTCGTGAAACAAATAAATATCTTCCGGCGATACAGCCTGTTGCGGGAGAGTTTGGTCTGTCATCACGTCACCACCTTTATATGTTTGTTGGAACAAAATGTATGATTCGGAAATACATTTGCTTTACGGTCAAAGCTGACTTAGGTTATTACCCCATTCTAGCCACAATGAACAGAAAAATGACTATGAAAAAAATAAACCTTAATTTTTGGGGGATCTTACACACCTATTGGTTTCAAGAGTACCCCATACCGTTTATGTATGTACTACAACAGACAACTAAACCGGGAGGGAACCGAAATGTTTAATAAAGAATGCATTGCCATGCTGCTGGCAGGCGGAGAGGGACGCCGCCTTGCTCCCCTTACTTCAACGATTGCAAAACCCGCCGTACCCTTTGGCGGTCATTATCGAATTATCGATTTTCCTCTCAGCAACTGTGTTAATTCAGACATCGACACTGTAGGTGTGCTAACGCAATATGAGGCGGAATCCTTGCATGAGCATATTGGAGATGGAACGCCTTGGAATCTTACCAAGACGAACGACAAGGGAGTTACCTTACTTCCATCTTATAATACAGACAACGCTGAATATTTGGGAACGGCAGACGCCATTCATAAAAATATCGAATATATAGACAGTCAAAACCCGGAACACGTGCTTATTTTATCCGGTGATCATATTTACTATATGAATTATCGTGAAATGCTGAACTATCATAAGGAAAAAGTTGCTGCGGCTACGATTTCCGTTATGGAAGTACCTTGGGATGAAGCGCACCGTTTTGGCGTCATGAGTGCCGATGAGGAGCTGCGTGTCACCGAATTCGCTGAAAAGCCGGAGAAACCTGAAAGTAATCTGGCCTCTATGGGGATTTACCTGTTTAAGTGGGATTATTTAAGAAAGTATTTGGTGGAGGACGCCGAGGATGAGCAATCCAGCCATGATTTCGGTAAAGACATCATTCCTAAAATGCTGGCGGATCAAGAATCCTTGTATGTTTACGAATTTCAAGGCTACTGGAAGGATGTAGGTACCGTTAAAAGCCTGTGGGATTCACATATGGATCTGTTGCAAGAGAATTGCGCTATTGACCTGCAACGGACAGACTGGCCTATGTATACGCGTGAACGCCGCACAAGGTTGAGCGCACATAAGCTATCTAACCGCAAAACGGAGCCATTGGACAGCCTCCTGCATGATTCTTGCCAAGTAGAAGGTCAAATTGAACGTTCCGTCGTATTTAGCGGTGTCGAGGTAGGTAAAGGCTCGGCTATTAAAGAAAGTATCGTTATGCCAGACACCCGTATTGGTCGTAATGTGCATATTGAGCACGCGATTATCGGTGAAGGTGCTGTAATTCGTGACGGTGCAGTCATCAAGGGTAACCCGAGTGAAATTATGGTTATCGGGCCGAATGAAACGATATTCGGTAAAATGGCGGTACGCCCACAAACAGCCCGCATGTTGAAAGAAGCTTATGAGCGCAACACACGCCTTCGCGCTGAAGGTTTTACTTCATAATGGAACGAAATATGTCAAACAGCCAGCCCTTCACTATAATGAGGACTGGCTGTTTTTCTAATTTACATCTATTTAAAACTAACTTTCGGTTCCATAGCCTTCAGTGAGTTGCGGTGGCTCTAAGGGTTGCTCGTCTTGCAAAGCAGGCAATGAAACTGTAATCGTGGTGCCTGCTCCCAATTCACTCTTGATGAGCATTTGCCCTTGATGACGCTCCACAAATTGCTGCGAGATTGCCAATCCCAAGCCCGTACCACCATTTTGATGGTCTACCTGAAAAAACCGTTCTCTTACTCTGGCAAGATTTTCCTCGCTAATCCCGATTCCTGTGTCTTGCACAGACACCTCGATGTTGTCCCCGATCCGTTGCAGAGACAGAAAAATAATAGAGTTCTCATGCGAAAACTTGATGGCATTGTCCGCAATGTTTAAAAAAACCTGCTTCAGACGGTTGCCGTCTCCATGAACCAGGTATGCCGTTTCCTCCGAGTCCAGCTGGAGTTTAATTTGCTTCATTTCCGCTTTGGCCCATACGTTCAGCATAATCTCCTGCAAAAGCTCGCGCAGATCAACCGTTCCCATGACAAGCTTCATAGCATCTTGCTCCAGCTTGGAAAAATCAAGAATTTCCTCGACCAAACCGATCAGCCGATCCGTCTCCTTGGAAATAATCTGCATCCCGATCCTCGTCTCCTCTGGATCATAGCCGCCAGAATTTAACGTTTCACTCCATCCCTTAATAGAAGTCAGCGGTGTACGCAGCTCATGGGAAATGGACGAGATAAAATCATCCTTGATTTGATTCGTTCTGGCAATTTCCTGGGCCATGTAGTTTAGAGTCGAAGCCAGCTCACCCAACTCAAAGCGATAATCTCCTTTAATTCGTGCATCAAATCGTCCTTGTGCCATCTGAGCTGATACATCACGGATATTATTAATCGGCCTAACGATGGAATTAGCGAGTCCTGTACTGACCACAAATACAATAACCAGTACAGCTACCATGATGCCTACGGAAAAGAGCGTAATGGTAAATAGCTTGTCGTTGACCTTTTCCAGCGAGGTCGTATACCGAACAATATACACCTGATCTCCGACGATATTATCCAGTTTTTTGGATACCGCCATAACTTGCTGACCCGTGCCAGGTTGCTTCCCAATCCAGCTCCCCGTATCCCCCGCTAAAGCTTGCGTCACATCACTGGTTTGTACACTTGTTTCTGCTGCAAAGTTCGTGGAATTATCTATTACATTCCCCTTCTCATCAAGCAATTGCAGTTCCGTATCCCCTAATGAAAACGTATTAAGCAGATACGACTGCAAAGACTGTCCTGGCTCCTTGAATTTGGGTGCAAACTCACTTACCGATTGAATGCGACTTTCCACGTGCTTATAAATCGTGTCGTAATAGTACGCACGGATTACAATCATGAAAATGACTTCTACCAACAGAAGCGCCAAGAACACCACAAAAAAATAGTGAAGCACAATCTGTCTGCCAATCCCTTTTTTGATCATTGAGCCTGGCCTTTCCATTTATACCCATGCCCCCATACTGTTTGCAAAAAGGCGGGTTCGGAAGGATTGTTTTCAATTTTTTGCCGCAACCGACGGATGTTTACATCCACGATTTTGGGATCGCCCATATATTCCTTGCCCCACACATGGTCAAGCAAAACATCCCGGCTGAGCGGTGTATTTTCTTTTTCAAGGAAAAATTGAATCAGGGAAAACTCTGTTGGCGTCAGCTCAATCAACTGCCCGTTTTTCTTAAATTGCTTGGCAATCAGATCCAGCGTGAATGGACCAGACTGGAAGGATACTTTAGCCGCCGTCTCACGATGCACATTCACTCTGCGTAGCAGCGACTGAATACGGGCAATGAGCTCCGTCGGACTGAAGGGCTTGCTCACATGATCATCAGCCCCTACAGACAAGGCATACACCTTATCCTGCTCCTGTACCTTTGCCGTGAGGAAGATGATGCCAATTCGCTCATTCGTTTCCCGAATTCTTCGACAGACCTCGAAACCGTCCATACCGGGCACCATTACGTCGAGCAACGCGATATCAATATCCCGCACCGTGTTCAAAATATTAAGAGCCTCATGCCCATCAGATGCCTCCAACACCTCGAAACCGTTTCGTTTCAAGTTTATGACGATAAAGCTGCGAATGGATTCCTCGTCTTCCATGATTAAAACTTTACTCACTCTATTCTACCTGCCTTTCCCCCAACTTGTTTTTAATGGTTTTACGCGGTTCCAGCTCACTGGATCGCTTGATACCAATCACCTGTGCATTGGTTCTCCATAGCTGGCTATATCCTTCATTATTTCGCTCCCATTGCGACAATGAGAAATATTTAATTTCTGCAATCGTTTTGTCTGTATTGTCCAAAATGAACCTTAAATAGCTGTCCTTTTTTGATACTTTCGGATCAATGGTCACTTTTCCATGCAGCTCCTTTGGTAGCCTGAAATAGACCTGATCATTGGAATCACGATACTGCTGCTGCTTGAAAATCGTTCCCTTGGCCCCATCCCACTGATAGAACGAAACAAAATACGGAACCTCATCCAGTGGCCTGTTGGACCAGCCCTTCGGCTTCTCCAAATTGCCAAATTCCAGAATGCCATCACCATCTACGTCACCGCTAGTAATGGTAGCATCCTTAAAGGTCACATCCATGAGATCAAGCTTTTTGAGCTTGCCGTGGTCCATCACAATAACATTGGACACCGTAGTCGTCTGAGCAATCTTGGTATCTATAATGATCCCCTGCCTACCCTCGGCTACCTTACCAGCAACCACATTGTAGATACTAAGCGCCTGACTGTCCAAATCCAGCGATCCGATTTCCTTAAAGGTTCCCCCGCTGAATTGGAATGTTTTGACCGTGAAAAATTCATTGCGACGCAGCAGGATAATTGTCAAGTCATTCAAATTGTCCCCGTTCAGGTCCATCTTGTTATGATTAAAATCGTCTACGACGAAGTCCGTATAGCCTGTAGCATATATTTTCTCTAAAGTTCCTCCAGTATAGGAATACACGATGAGCCCCTTCTGATCGCCACCATCACTGCTATCCCCGCTGGAAAAGCCCGCTACA from Paenibacillus sp. FSL R10-2782 includes the following:
- a CDS encoding M20 family metallopeptidase codes for the protein MGFKQTIQHTIEQYAQRFKNISLYIGANPELGNEEFLAAARLKEELTFHGFEVQTPVLGIETAFIATYKAAKPGPVIAFLAEYDALKGLGHACGHHLICMMSTGAAVGLKSVIDEIGGEVRVYGTPAEETRGAKVPMAAAGLFDDCDIALMTHPYDRYEKSGKSLAIDAVQFEFFGQSAHAAASPHEGINALDAVIQTFNGINAFRQQVKSTVRIHGIINQGGQAANIIPDYASAQFYVRAATRHELNSLTRRVIQIAEGAALQAGCRLKTSNYETSYDEMVTNRALSDAFTANLVLTGIPQEDITEGEDHGSMDIGNVSLHCPAIHPYIQVIDEKHALHTPEFRDLAMQDRALEGMLLAARTLAWTACDVITNPELLTQIKEEFALLKSKI
- a CDS encoding response regulator transcription factor, with the translated sequence MSKVLIMEDEESIRSFIVINLKRNGFEVLEASDGHEALNILNTVRDIDIALLDVMVPGMDGFEVCRRIRETNERIGIIFLTAKVQEQDKVYALSVGADDHVSKPFSPTELIARIQSLLRRVNVHRETAAKVSFQSGPFTLDLIAKQFKKNGQLIELTPTEFSLIQFFLEKENTPLSRDVLLDHVWGKEYMGDPKIVDVNIRRLRQKIENNPSEPAFLQTVWGHGYKWKGQAQ
- a CDS encoding glucose-1-phosphate adenylyltransferase gives rise to the protein MFNKECIAMLLAGGEGRRLAPLTSTIAKPAVPFGGHYRIIDFPLSNCVNSDIDTVGVLTQYEAESLHEHIGDGTPWNLTKTNDKGVTLLPSYNTDNAEYLGTADAIHKNIEYIDSQNPEHVLILSGDHIYYMNYREMLNYHKEKVAAATISVMEVPWDEAHRFGVMSADEELRVTEFAEKPEKPESNLASMGIYLFKWDYLRKYLVEDAEDEQSSHDFGKDIIPKMLADQESLYVYEFQGYWKDVGTVKSLWDSHMDLLQENCAIDLQRTDWPMYTRERRTRLSAHKLSNRKTEPLDSLLHDSCQVEGQIERSVVFSGVEVGKGSAIKESIVMPDTRIGRNVHIEHAIIGEGAVIRDGAVIKGNPSEIMVIGPNETIFGKMAVRPQTARMLKEAYERNTRLRAEGFTS
- the glgB gene encoding 1,4-alpha-glucan branching protein GlgB encodes the protein MTDQTLPQQAVSPEDIYLFHEGTLYHSYRSLGSHLTVENGEQGVRFTVWAPHALHVGLATDCNNWNGEQDSLYRVPESGFWSRFFPGISQGTFYKYDITGANGERFLKADPYAVRAELRPATASVVASLEGYVWNDAAWRRKRREPYGKPLHIYELHLGTWKQQEDATFYTYREMAELLVPYVTEMGYTHIELMPLSEHPYDLSWGYQLTGYFALTSRYGEPQDFMYLVDRCHQAGIGVLMDWVPAHFAKDAHGLRMFDGSPLFEYADPLIAEKPGWGTLTFDYSKPEVRSFLISNALFWMDVYHIDGLRVDAVTSMLRLDFEKQDGQYRFNSKGGIENEEAIAFLQQLNETVFHYYPYALMMAEESSAWPMVTSPVSDGGLGFNYKWNMGWMNDTLDYIETDFDQRPERHNLLTFPIAYAYSENFTLPLSHDEVVHGKKSLLDKMPGSYEQKFAGLRALLGYQITSPGKKLLFMGGEFGQFIEWKDEEQLDWFLLDYDSHRSLHAFTKALNHLYIQEKALWELDHSWDGYQWIEAEDRGQSVITYLRKGKKPGDTVVVLINFQPVPRENYRIGLEKAGIYIELLNSDHSDFGGTGQLNTEVLRTAKIPCHGQLHSLEVTLPPLSVVILKKAPRRARKAD
- a CDS encoding HAMP domain-containing sensor histidine kinase, with protein sequence MIKKGIGRQIVLHYFFVVFLALLLVEVIFMIVIRAYYYDTIYKHVESRIQSVSEFAPKFKEPGQSLQSYLLNTFSLGDTELQLLDEKGNVIDNSTNFAAETSVQTSDVTQALAGDTGSWIGKQPGTGQQVMAVSKKLDNIVGDQVYIVRYTTSLEKVNDKLFTITLFSVGIMVAVLVIVFVVSTGLANSIVRPINNIRDVSAQMAQGRFDARIKGDYRFELGELASTLNYMAQEIARTNQIKDDFISSISHELRTPLTSIKGWSETLNSGGYDPEETRIGMQIISKETDRLIGLVEEILDFSKLEQDAMKLVMGTVDLRELLQEIMLNVWAKAEMKQIKLQLDSEETAYLVHGDGNRLKQVFLNIADNAIKFSHENSIIFLSLQRIGDNIEVSVQDTGIGISEENLARVRERFFQVDHQNGGTGLGLAISQQFVERHQGQMLIKSELGAGTTITVSLPALQDEQPLEPPQLTEGYGTES
- the glgA gene encoding glycogen synthase GlgA gives rise to the protein MNILFAAAEAHPFIKTGGLADVIGALPKALRQAACDVRIIMPKYAGIPDTYKKSLRPVTVKHVSVGWRDQYCGVEELTLDGIKVYFIDNEYYFGRDGIYGYMDDGERFSFFNRAILEVLPDLNFQPDILHCHDWHTAMVPLLLNANYRHLPFYVDIRTVFTIHNLLYQGDFPYEVLTELLNLDSSYFTPEGVEYHGRLNFMKGGLTYSDHVTTVSPTYAEEIQTEFYGYGLEGLLRKLGAQGRLSGIVNGIDIKSYNPATDHRIYTKYRTSLAKKKENKIGLQKELGLPVRPDVPLIAMVTRLVDMKGLDLVTRVLDEIMYDDDIQFVVLGTGDPAFEHWFREAAERYPLKMSAQLGFNEPLSRKIYAASDMYLMPSRFEPCGISQLLALRYGSIPIVRETGGLNDTVLAYNESTGEGNGFSFKNYNAHDMLHTIRRAVDFYRQPEHWSKLTSTAFAGEYSWDVSAGAYLDIYRSLTGNE